From one Magnolia sinica isolate HGM2019 chromosome 18, MsV1, whole genome shotgun sequence genomic stretch:
- the LOC131232528 gene encoding uncharacterized protein LOC131232528 isoform X2, with protein MASSSPAQSSPSIKSWRTAFLTLRDETLTPPPLTSVPNLIRNIIFSHSEIFICAAQDLPPHEVASDVMFLVEIVASIPEGEEVVDTFIHTCHLIHGISCRVCLEMKSSSWTTLLDFLEKMVEWFLCRADTKTVLSGNAARIKAVREILETIRNCSQLESTKLVKLVLKIVSCSHAELFSSSYSIGNQRYAADNGTRTPKFNNLWEVQTLAFAMIGDAFARVGSSVSGDMWRSTLEVLRKVMDVLASKGLLIEDNVMSRFYTSLLHCLHLVLSNPKGSISDHVAGFVASLQIFFIYGLTNKGLLLLPNSSSKEKEVVSLNINSRLEESSSTDKGPYRPPHLRKREGMSTQPFKAWDSWKSPDRESSAPGFASSDSEHSDSDGSVKDADRFRCSKARISAIICIQDLCQADPKSVSAHWKILLPTSDVLQPRKYQATLMTCLLFDPILKTRIAAASTLAAMLDGPSSVFLQVAEYKESTKRGPFTTLSSSLGEILMQLHTGLLHLIHHETHSGLLASSFKVLMLLIAATPYARMPGELLPAVISTVQMRILEDLSFKTEQSSLLATALSCLVAALSTSPPSTRVAEMLQEGTPRGVAGTQAKSNTLHVLFQFSQQAIHPATSFEALQALRAVSHNYPGIMSACWEQVSDTVYALMQVGSPACPSHEVLAWPWKGDTGNTFGSVVEKCIMAAVKVLDECLRASSGFKGTDDLLDDKVLDTPFASDCARRAEVSSAPLYVLDGPEVSKGNSVSHSSGIKQWCEAIEKHLPLTLLHTAPMVRAASVTCFAGITSSVFFSLPKEKQDFVLYSAISAALNDEIPSVRSAACRAVGVIACFPQIFCSAEILDEFIRAVEINTHDTLVSVRITASWAIANICDSIRHSASNLPLEMFSAAPKSGNSPVSLLAECALRLTKDGDKVKSNAVRALGNLARFVRFTSQPTVSNGLKEGDCNWLERMVQAFVSCVTTGNVKVQWNVCHALGNLFLNETLRLQDMAWAPSVYSILLLLLRDSTNFKIRIHAAIALAVPTSRIDYGGSFSDVVQGLVHILENLGSDQVFAPSSFKYRATLEKQLTSTTLHVLGLASSQDPQPLKEFLVKKASFLEEWLKALCSSLADEVCDQPKTEATSTENQRGGSTSSIQKKAMVSKAIRSLLQVYESSNHHQSIARRFEKLVDCLS; from the exons ATCCATGGTATTAGCTGCCGAGTCTGCCTGGAAATGAAGTCTTCTTCTTGGACCACTTTGTTGGACTTTCTTGAAAAGATGGTAGAATGGTTTCTTTGCAGAGCTGATACAAAGACAGTTTTATCCGGGAATGCTGCTAGAATAAAAGCCGTAAGGGAGATTTTAGAGACTATCAG AAACTGCTCACAATTAGAGAGCACAAAACTAGTCAAGCTCGTTCTCAAAATTGTTTCATGCTCGCATGCTGAGCTGTTTTCCTCATCTTATTCAATTGGCAATCAACGGTATGCTGCTGATAATGGAACCAGAACCCCCAAGTTTAACAATTTGTGGGAGGTTCAGACCCTTGCTTTCGCCATGATAGGGGATGCATTTGCAAGAGTTGGGTCTTCTGTTTCAGGGGATATGTGGCGATCTACACTTGAG GTTTTGAGGAAAGTGATGGATGTCTTGGCATCAAAGGGCCTGCTTATAGAAGATAATGTCATGTCCAG GTTTTATACCTCTCTTCTGCATTGTCTCCATTTGGTTCTCTCCAACCCAAAAGGTTCTATATCGGACCAT GTAGCAGGTTTTGTAGCATCATTGCAAATATTCTTCATATATGGCCTAACTAATAAAGGGCTTTTGCTTTTACCAAATTCCAGCAGTAAAGAGAAGGAAGTTGTCTCTTTGAATATAAATTCAAGACTGGAGGAATCTAGCAGCACTGATAAAGGTCCTTATAGACCTCCACATCTACGCAAAAGGGAAGGGATGAGTACACAGCCATTTAAAGCCTGGGATTCTTGGAAAAGTCCAGATCGTGAATCTTCTGCGCCTGGTTTTGCATCATCAGATTCAGAGCACAGTGATAGCGATGGATCAGTAAAAGATGCAGATCGCTTTCGGTGCTCCAAGGCTAGGATATCTGCCATTATTTGCATACAG GATCTTTGTCAAGCTGATCCTAAATCGGTTAGTGCTCATTGGAAGATACTTTTGCCAACCAGTGATGTGCTACAACCAAG GAAGTATCAGGCAACTCTAATGACATGCTTGCTTTTTGATCCCATCTTAAag ACACGGATTGCAGCTGCCTCAACTTTAGCTGCCATGTTGGATGGTCCTTCATCCGTTTTTCTGCAAGTAGCTGAATACAAAGAATCCACAAAACGTGGACCGTTTACTACTCTTTCAAGCTCCCTCGGTGAAATTCTAATGCAGCTTCATACAG GCTTACTACACTTGATTCATCATGAAACACATAGTGGATTGTTGGCATCCTCATTCAAAGTTCTCATGCTTCTGATTGCTGCTACTCC ATATGCTCGAATGCCTGGAGAGCTGTTGCCTGCTGTTATTTCTACTGTGCAGATGAGGATTTTAGAGGACTTGTCATTTAAAACTGAACAGTCTAGTCTTCTG GCCACTGCTCTTAGTTGTTTGGTTGCTGCTCTGTCTACATCGCCTCCCTCCACACGGGTGGCAGAAATGCTTCAAGAAGGAACACCAAGag gtGTTGCTGGAACCCAGGCAAAGTCAAACACACTTCATGTTTTATTTCAGTTTTCCCAACAAGCAATACATCCTGCTACAAGTTTTGAGGCTCTCCAG GCTCTAAGAGCAGTATCACACAACTACCCAGGTATAATGTCTGCATGCTGGGAGCAAGTTTCTGATACTGTTTATGCATTGATGCAAGTGGGCAGCCCTGCTTGTCCTAGCCATGAAGTTCTAGCTTGGCCATGGAAGGGAGATACTGGAAATACTTTTGGATCAGTTGTAGAAAAATGCATTATGGCTGCCGTTAAG GTTTTGGATGAATGCCTTCGCGCATCATCTGGATTTAAAGGAACAGATGACCTTTTAGATGATAAAGTACTGGACACCCCATTTGCATCTGATTGTGCAAGAAGGGCAGAAGTGTCATCAGCTCCATTATATGTATTAGATGGTCCAGAAGTCTCAAAAGGCAACTCCGTGTcgcattcatcaggaatcaagcagTGGTGCGAGGCTATTGAGAAGCATCTTCCTCTGACTTTATTGCACACTGCTCCAATG GTAAGGGCAGCATCAGTTACTTGTTTTGCCGGGATAACATCTTCTGTTTTCTTTTCTCTCCCAAAGGAGAAACAGGACTTCGTACTTTATTCTGCT ATCAGTGCAGCATTGAATGATGAGATTCCTTCTGTCAGGTCAGCTGCTTGTCGAGCCGTTGGGGTCATTGCGTGTTTCCCACAAATTTTTTGCAG TGCAGAGATTCTGGATGAGTTTATCCGTGCTGTTGAGATTAACACACATGATACCTTGGTCTCG GTGAGAATAACGGCCTCCTGGGCTATAGCAAATATATGTGATTCTATTCGTCACAGTGCAAGCAATTTGCCTTTGGAAATGTTTTCTGCAG CTCCAAAGTCTGGTAACAGCCCAGTATCCCTTTTAGCTGAATGCGCTCTGCGGTTAACAAAAGATGGTGACAAG GTCAAGTCAAATGCAGTGAGGGCTCTTGGGAATCTTGCGAGATTTGTCAGATTTACAAGTCAACCTACTGTGTCAAATGGGCTAAAGGAGG GAGATTGCAATTGGCTGGAGAGAATGGTGCAAGCATTTGTTTCTTGTGTAACAACTGGAAATGTGAAG GTCCAGTGGAATGTTTGTCATGCTCTAGGCAACCTTTTCCTGAATGAGACATTGAGACTGCAAGATATGGCTTG GGCTCCTTCTGTTTACAGTATTCTTCTACTTCTCCTTCGTGATTCAACTAATTTTAAGATCAGAATACATGCTGCTATTGCCTTGGCTGTGCCAACATCAAGAATtg ATTATGGGGGCTCGTTCTCTGATGTTGTTCAAGGTCTGGTGCATATACTGGAAAACCTTGGTTCAGATCAAGTCTTCGCAccatcaagtttcaagtataggGCCACACTCGAGAAGCAG tTAACATCAACAACCTTGCACGTGCTCGGCCTGGCTTCATCCCAGGATCCACAGCCTCTGAAAGAGTTTCTTGTTAAA AAAGCATCTTTCCTAGAGGAGTGGCTCAAGGCATTATGCTCGTCACTGGCCGATGAAGTCTGCGATCAGCCCAAGACGGAAGCTACTTCCACGGAGAATCAGAGGGGTGGATCCACATCTTCCATTCAGAAGAAAGCAATGGTGTCCAAAGCAATAAGATCATTACTTCAGGTCTACGAAAGCAGCAATCACCACCAGAGCATTGCACGGAGGTTTGAGAAATTGGTTGACTGCTTATCATGA
- the LOC131232528 gene encoding uncharacterized protein LOC131232528 isoform X1 gives MASSSPAQSSPSIKSWRTAFLTLRDETLTPPPLTSVPNLIRNIIFSHSEIFICAAQDLPPHEVASDVMFLVEIVASIPEGEEVVDTFIHTCHLIHGISCRVCLEMKSSSWTTLLDFLEKMVEWFLCRADTKTVLSGNAARIKAVREILETIRNCSQLESTKLVKLVLKIVSCSHAELFSSSYSIGNQRYAADNGTRTPKFNNLWEVQTLAFAMIGDAFARVGSSVSGDMWRSTLEVLRKVMDVLASKGLLIEDNVMSRFYTSLLHCLHLVLSNPKGSISDHVAGFVASLQIFFIYGLTNKGLLLLPNSSSKEKEVVSLNINSRLEESSSTDKGPYRPPHLRKREGMSTQPFKAWDSWKSPDRESSAPGFASSDSEHSDSDGSVKDADRFRCSKARISAIICIQDLCQADPKSVSAHWKILLPTSDVLQPRKYQATLMTCLLFDPILKTRIAAASTLAAMLDGPSSVFLQVAEYKESTKRGPFTTLSSSLGEILMQLHTGLLHLIHHETHSGLLASSFKVLMLLIAATPYARMPGELLPAVISTVQMRILEDLSFKTEQSSLLATALSCLVAALSTSPPSTRVAEMLQEGTPRGVAGTQAKSNTLHVLFQFSQQAIHPATSFEALQALRAVSHNYPGIMSACWEQVSDTVYALMQVGSPACPSHEVLAWPWKGDTGNTFGSVVEKCIMAAVKVLDECLRASSGFKGTDDLLDDKVLDTPFASDCARRAEVSSAPLYVLDGPEVSKGNSVSHSSGIKQWCEAIEKHLPLTLLHTAPMVRAASVTCFAGITSSVFFSLPKEKQDFVLYSAISAALNDEIPSVRSAACRAVGVIACFPQIFCSAEILDEFIRAVEINTHDTLVSVRITASWAIANICDSIRHSASNLPLEMFSAVAPKSGNSPVSLLAECALRLTKDGDKVKSNAVRALGNLARFVRFTSQPTVSNGLKEGDCNWLERMVQAFVSCVTTGNVKVQWNVCHALGNLFLNETLRLQDMAWAPSVYSILLLLLRDSTNFKIRIHAAIALAVPTSRIDYGGSFSDVVQGLVHILENLGSDQVFAPSSFKYRATLEKQLTSTTLHVLGLASSQDPQPLKEFLVKKASFLEEWLKALCSSLADEVCDQPKTEATSTENQRGGSTSSIQKKAMVSKAIRSLLQVYESSNHHQSIARRFEKLVDCLS, from the exons ATCCATGGTATTAGCTGCCGAGTCTGCCTGGAAATGAAGTCTTCTTCTTGGACCACTTTGTTGGACTTTCTTGAAAAGATGGTAGAATGGTTTCTTTGCAGAGCTGATACAAAGACAGTTTTATCCGGGAATGCTGCTAGAATAAAAGCCGTAAGGGAGATTTTAGAGACTATCAG AAACTGCTCACAATTAGAGAGCACAAAACTAGTCAAGCTCGTTCTCAAAATTGTTTCATGCTCGCATGCTGAGCTGTTTTCCTCATCTTATTCAATTGGCAATCAACGGTATGCTGCTGATAATGGAACCAGAACCCCCAAGTTTAACAATTTGTGGGAGGTTCAGACCCTTGCTTTCGCCATGATAGGGGATGCATTTGCAAGAGTTGGGTCTTCTGTTTCAGGGGATATGTGGCGATCTACACTTGAG GTTTTGAGGAAAGTGATGGATGTCTTGGCATCAAAGGGCCTGCTTATAGAAGATAATGTCATGTCCAG GTTTTATACCTCTCTTCTGCATTGTCTCCATTTGGTTCTCTCCAACCCAAAAGGTTCTATATCGGACCAT GTAGCAGGTTTTGTAGCATCATTGCAAATATTCTTCATATATGGCCTAACTAATAAAGGGCTTTTGCTTTTACCAAATTCCAGCAGTAAAGAGAAGGAAGTTGTCTCTTTGAATATAAATTCAAGACTGGAGGAATCTAGCAGCACTGATAAAGGTCCTTATAGACCTCCACATCTACGCAAAAGGGAAGGGATGAGTACACAGCCATTTAAAGCCTGGGATTCTTGGAAAAGTCCAGATCGTGAATCTTCTGCGCCTGGTTTTGCATCATCAGATTCAGAGCACAGTGATAGCGATGGATCAGTAAAAGATGCAGATCGCTTTCGGTGCTCCAAGGCTAGGATATCTGCCATTATTTGCATACAG GATCTTTGTCAAGCTGATCCTAAATCGGTTAGTGCTCATTGGAAGATACTTTTGCCAACCAGTGATGTGCTACAACCAAG GAAGTATCAGGCAACTCTAATGACATGCTTGCTTTTTGATCCCATCTTAAag ACACGGATTGCAGCTGCCTCAACTTTAGCTGCCATGTTGGATGGTCCTTCATCCGTTTTTCTGCAAGTAGCTGAATACAAAGAATCCACAAAACGTGGACCGTTTACTACTCTTTCAAGCTCCCTCGGTGAAATTCTAATGCAGCTTCATACAG GCTTACTACACTTGATTCATCATGAAACACATAGTGGATTGTTGGCATCCTCATTCAAAGTTCTCATGCTTCTGATTGCTGCTACTCC ATATGCTCGAATGCCTGGAGAGCTGTTGCCTGCTGTTATTTCTACTGTGCAGATGAGGATTTTAGAGGACTTGTCATTTAAAACTGAACAGTCTAGTCTTCTG GCCACTGCTCTTAGTTGTTTGGTTGCTGCTCTGTCTACATCGCCTCCCTCCACACGGGTGGCAGAAATGCTTCAAGAAGGAACACCAAGag gtGTTGCTGGAACCCAGGCAAAGTCAAACACACTTCATGTTTTATTTCAGTTTTCCCAACAAGCAATACATCCTGCTACAAGTTTTGAGGCTCTCCAG GCTCTAAGAGCAGTATCACACAACTACCCAGGTATAATGTCTGCATGCTGGGAGCAAGTTTCTGATACTGTTTATGCATTGATGCAAGTGGGCAGCCCTGCTTGTCCTAGCCATGAAGTTCTAGCTTGGCCATGGAAGGGAGATACTGGAAATACTTTTGGATCAGTTGTAGAAAAATGCATTATGGCTGCCGTTAAG GTTTTGGATGAATGCCTTCGCGCATCATCTGGATTTAAAGGAACAGATGACCTTTTAGATGATAAAGTACTGGACACCCCATTTGCATCTGATTGTGCAAGAAGGGCAGAAGTGTCATCAGCTCCATTATATGTATTAGATGGTCCAGAAGTCTCAAAAGGCAACTCCGTGTcgcattcatcaggaatcaagcagTGGTGCGAGGCTATTGAGAAGCATCTTCCTCTGACTTTATTGCACACTGCTCCAATG GTAAGGGCAGCATCAGTTACTTGTTTTGCCGGGATAACATCTTCTGTTTTCTTTTCTCTCCCAAAGGAGAAACAGGACTTCGTACTTTATTCTGCT ATCAGTGCAGCATTGAATGATGAGATTCCTTCTGTCAGGTCAGCTGCTTGTCGAGCCGTTGGGGTCATTGCGTGTTTCCCACAAATTTTTTGCAG TGCAGAGATTCTGGATGAGTTTATCCGTGCTGTTGAGATTAACACACATGATACCTTGGTCTCG GTGAGAATAACGGCCTCCTGGGCTATAGCAAATATATGTGATTCTATTCGTCACAGTGCAAGCAATTTGCCTTTGGAAATGTTTTCTGCAG TAGCTCCAAAGTCTGGTAACAGCCCAGTATCCCTTTTAGCTGAATGCGCTCTGCGGTTAACAAAAGATGGTGACAAG GTCAAGTCAAATGCAGTGAGGGCTCTTGGGAATCTTGCGAGATTTGTCAGATTTACAAGTCAACCTACTGTGTCAAATGGGCTAAAGGAGG GAGATTGCAATTGGCTGGAGAGAATGGTGCAAGCATTTGTTTCTTGTGTAACAACTGGAAATGTGAAG GTCCAGTGGAATGTTTGTCATGCTCTAGGCAACCTTTTCCTGAATGAGACATTGAGACTGCAAGATATGGCTTG GGCTCCTTCTGTTTACAGTATTCTTCTACTTCTCCTTCGTGATTCAACTAATTTTAAGATCAGAATACATGCTGCTATTGCCTTGGCTGTGCCAACATCAAGAATtg ATTATGGGGGCTCGTTCTCTGATGTTGTTCAAGGTCTGGTGCATATACTGGAAAACCTTGGTTCAGATCAAGTCTTCGCAccatcaagtttcaagtataggGCCACACTCGAGAAGCAG tTAACATCAACAACCTTGCACGTGCTCGGCCTGGCTTCATCCCAGGATCCACAGCCTCTGAAAGAGTTTCTTGTTAAA AAAGCATCTTTCCTAGAGGAGTGGCTCAAGGCATTATGCTCGTCACTGGCCGATGAAGTCTGCGATCAGCCCAAGACGGAAGCTACTTCCACGGAGAATCAGAGGGGTGGATCCACATCTTCCATTCAGAAGAAAGCAATGGTGTCCAAAGCAATAAGATCATTACTTCAGGTCTACGAAAGCAGCAATCACCACCAGAGCATTGCACGGAGGTTTGAGAAATTGGTTGACTGCTTATCATGA
- the LOC131232528 gene encoding uncharacterized protein LOC131232528 isoform X4, protein MASSSPAQSSPSIKSWRTAFLTLRDETLTPPPLTSVPNLIRNIIFSHSEIFICAAQDLPPHEVASDVMFLVEIVASIPEGEEVVDTFIHTCHLIHGISCRVCLEMKSSSWTTLLDFLEKMVEWFLCRADTKTVLSGNAARIKAVREILETIRNCSQLESTKLVKLVLKIVSCSHAELFSSSYSIGNQRYAADNGTRTPKFNNLWEVQTLAFAMIGDAFARVGSSVSGDMWRSTLEVLRKVMDVLASKGLLIEDNVMSRFYTSLLHCLHLVLSNPKGSISDHVAGFVASLQIFFIYGLTNKGLLLLPNSSSKEKEVVSLNINSRLEESSSTDKGPYRPPHLRKREGMSTQPFKAWDSWKSPDRESSAPGFASSDSEHSDSDGSVKDADRFRCSKARISAIICIQDLCQADPKSVSAHWKILLPTSDVLQPRKYQATLMTCLLFDPILKTRIAAASTLAAMLDGPSSVFLQVAEYKESTKRGPFTTLSSSLGEILMQLHTGLLHLIHHETHSGLLASSFKVLMLLIAATPYARMPGELLPAVISTVQMRILEDLSFKTEQSSLLATALSCLVAALSTSPPSTRVAEMLQEGTPRGVAGTQAKSNTLHVLFQFSQQAIHPATSFEALQALRAVSHNYPGIMSACWEQVSDTVYALMQVGSPACPSHEVLAWPWKGDTGNTFGSVVEKCIMAAVKVLDECLRASSGFKGTDDLLDDKVLDTPFASDCARRAEVSSAPLYVLDGPEVSKGNSVSHSSGIKQWCEAIEKHLPLTLLHTAPMVRAASVTCFAGITSSVFFSLPKEKQDFVLYSAISAALNDEIPSVRSAACRAVGVIACFPQIFCSAEILDEFIRAVEINTHDTLVSVRITASWAIANICDSIRHSASNLPLEMFSAVAPKSGNSPVSLLAECALRLTKDGDKVKSNAVRALGNLARFVRFTSQPTVSNGLKEGDCNWLERMVQAFVSCVTTGNVKVQWNVCHALGNLFLNETLRLQDMAWAPSVYSILLLLLRDSTNFKIRIHAAIALAVPTSRIDYGGSFSDVVQGLVHILENLGSDQVFAPSSFKYRATLEKQKASFLEEWLKALCSSLADEVCDQPKTEATSTENQRGGSTSSIQKKAMVSKAIRSLLQVYESSNHHQSIARRFEKLVDCLS, encoded by the exons ATCCATGGTATTAGCTGCCGAGTCTGCCTGGAAATGAAGTCTTCTTCTTGGACCACTTTGTTGGACTTTCTTGAAAAGATGGTAGAATGGTTTCTTTGCAGAGCTGATACAAAGACAGTTTTATCCGGGAATGCTGCTAGAATAAAAGCCGTAAGGGAGATTTTAGAGACTATCAG AAACTGCTCACAATTAGAGAGCACAAAACTAGTCAAGCTCGTTCTCAAAATTGTTTCATGCTCGCATGCTGAGCTGTTTTCCTCATCTTATTCAATTGGCAATCAACGGTATGCTGCTGATAATGGAACCAGAACCCCCAAGTTTAACAATTTGTGGGAGGTTCAGACCCTTGCTTTCGCCATGATAGGGGATGCATTTGCAAGAGTTGGGTCTTCTGTTTCAGGGGATATGTGGCGATCTACACTTGAG GTTTTGAGGAAAGTGATGGATGTCTTGGCATCAAAGGGCCTGCTTATAGAAGATAATGTCATGTCCAG GTTTTATACCTCTCTTCTGCATTGTCTCCATTTGGTTCTCTCCAACCCAAAAGGTTCTATATCGGACCAT GTAGCAGGTTTTGTAGCATCATTGCAAATATTCTTCATATATGGCCTAACTAATAAAGGGCTTTTGCTTTTACCAAATTCCAGCAGTAAAGAGAAGGAAGTTGTCTCTTTGAATATAAATTCAAGACTGGAGGAATCTAGCAGCACTGATAAAGGTCCTTATAGACCTCCACATCTACGCAAAAGGGAAGGGATGAGTACACAGCCATTTAAAGCCTGGGATTCTTGGAAAAGTCCAGATCGTGAATCTTCTGCGCCTGGTTTTGCATCATCAGATTCAGAGCACAGTGATAGCGATGGATCAGTAAAAGATGCAGATCGCTTTCGGTGCTCCAAGGCTAGGATATCTGCCATTATTTGCATACAG GATCTTTGTCAAGCTGATCCTAAATCGGTTAGTGCTCATTGGAAGATACTTTTGCCAACCAGTGATGTGCTACAACCAAG GAAGTATCAGGCAACTCTAATGACATGCTTGCTTTTTGATCCCATCTTAAag ACACGGATTGCAGCTGCCTCAACTTTAGCTGCCATGTTGGATGGTCCTTCATCCGTTTTTCTGCAAGTAGCTGAATACAAAGAATCCACAAAACGTGGACCGTTTACTACTCTTTCAAGCTCCCTCGGTGAAATTCTAATGCAGCTTCATACAG GCTTACTACACTTGATTCATCATGAAACACATAGTGGATTGTTGGCATCCTCATTCAAAGTTCTCATGCTTCTGATTGCTGCTACTCC ATATGCTCGAATGCCTGGAGAGCTGTTGCCTGCTGTTATTTCTACTGTGCAGATGAGGATTTTAGAGGACTTGTCATTTAAAACTGAACAGTCTAGTCTTCTG GCCACTGCTCTTAGTTGTTTGGTTGCTGCTCTGTCTACATCGCCTCCCTCCACACGGGTGGCAGAAATGCTTCAAGAAGGAACACCAAGag gtGTTGCTGGAACCCAGGCAAAGTCAAACACACTTCATGTTTTATTTCAGTTTTCCCAACAAGCAATACATCCTGCTACAAGTTTTGAGGCTCTCCAG GCTCTAAGAGCAGTATCACACAACTACCCAGGTATAATGTCTGCATGCTGGGAGCAAGTTTCTGATACTGTTTATGCATTGATGCAAGTGGGCAGCCCTGCTTGTCCTAGCCATGAAGTTCTAGCTTGGCCATGGAAGGGAGATACTGGAAATACTTTTGGATCAGTTGTAGAAAAATGCATTATGGCTGCCGTTAAG GTTTTGGATGAATGCCTTCGCGCATCATCTGGATTTAAAGGAACAGATGACCTTTTAGATGATAAAGTACTGGACACCCCATTTGCATCTGATTGTGCAAGAAGGGCAGAAGTGTCATCAGCTCCATTATATGTATTAGATGGTCCAGAAGTCTCAAAAGGCAACTCCGTGTcgcattcatcaggaatcaagcagTGGTGCGAGGCTATTGAGAAGCATCTTCCTCTGACTTTATTGCACACTGCTCCAATG GTAAGGGCAGCATCAGTTACTTGTTTTGCCGGGATAACATCTTCTGTTTTCTTTTCTCTCCCAAAGGAGAAACAGGACTTCGTACTTTATTCTGCT ATCAGTGCAGCATTGAATGATGAGATTCCTTCTGTCAGGTCAGCTGCTTGTCGAGCCGTTGGGGTCATTGCGTGTTTCCCACAAATTTTTTGCAG TGCAGAGATTCTGGATGAGTTTATCCGTGCTGTTGAGATTAACACACATGATACCTTGGTCTCG GTGAGAATAACGGCCTCCTGGGCTATAGCAAATATATGTGATTCTATTCGTCACAGTGCAAGCAATTTGCCTTTGGAAATGTTTTCTGCAG TAGCTCCAAAGTCTGGTAACAGCCCAGTATCCCTTTTAGCTGAATGCGCTCTGCGGTTAACAAAAGATGGTGACAAG GTCAAGTCAAATGCAGTGAGGGCTCTTGGGAATCTTGCGAGATTTGTCAGATTTACAAGTCAACCTACTGTGTCAAATGGGCTAAAGGAGG GAGATTGCAATTGGCTGGAGAGAATGGTGCAAGCATTTGTTTCTTGTGTAACAACTGGAAATGTGAAG GTCCAGTGGAATGTTTGTCATGCTCTAGGCAACCTTTTCCTGAATGAGACATTGAGACTGCAAGATATGGCTTG GGCTCCTTCTGTTTACAGTATTCTTCTACTTCTCCTTCGTGATTCAACTAATTTTAAGATCAGAATACATGCTGCTATTGCCTTGGCTGTGCCAACATCAAGAATtg ATTATGGGGGCTCGTTCTCTGATGTTGTTCAAGGTCTGGTGCATATACTGGAAAACCTTGGTTCAGATCAAGTCTTCGCAccatcaagtttcaagtataggGCCACACTCGAGAAGCAG AAAGCATCTTTCCTAGAGGAGTGGCTCAAGGCATTATGCTCGTCACTGGCCGATGAAGTCTGCGATCAGCCCAAGACGGAAGCTACTTCCACGGAGAATCAGAGGGGTGGATCCACATCTTCCATTCAGAAGAAAGCAATGGTGTCCAAAGCAATAAGATCATTACTTCAGGTCTACGAAAGCAGCAATCACCACCAGAGCATTGCACGGAGGTTTGAGAAATTGGTTGACTGCTTATCATGA